From the genome of Deinococcus sp. JMULE3, one region includes:
- the fabD gene encoding ACP S-malonyltransferase, whose product MKIAALFPGQGSHSVGMGADLTAAFPEAAEVYTQVEHVLPGLRAVIESGPLEDLTLTANQQPALVAASVAAYHAWRAQTGLTPAFAAGHSLGEYSALVAADALSLGDALRLTRQRGELMQAAVPVGAGAMSAVMGDPAVVAEVCAGTEGAQPANFNAPTQTVISGTKDGVDAANAALKARGLKAIPLKVSAPFHCPLMAPAAAGLAPDLQTTAFAPPAFPVYANVTAQPNTDPTALPGLLTEQITGAVRWVETIQSLAAAGADVFIEFGPGTVLTGLVKRILPDARTINVGTAAQVQDFTL is encoded by the coding sequence ATGAAGATCGCCGCACTGTTTCCCGGTCAGGGCTCGCACAGCGTCGGCATGGGCGCCGACCTGACCGCCGCGTTCCCCGAGGCGGCCGAGGTGTACACCCAGGTCGAGCACGTCCTGCCGGGCCTGCGCGCCGTGATCGAATCCGGCCCGCTGGAGGACCTGACCCTGACCGCCAACCAGCAGCCGGCACTGGTTGCCGCGAGCGTCGCCGCGTACCACGCGTGGCGAGCGCAGACCGGCCTGACGCCCGCGTTCGCCGCCGGGCACTCGCTGGGCGAATACTCCGCGCTGGTCGCCGCCGACGCCCTGAGCCTCGGGGACGCGCTGCGCCTGACCCGCCAGCGCGGCGAACTGATGCAGGCGGCCGTGCCGGTCGGCGCGGGCGCCATGAGCGCCGTCATGGGCGACCCGGCGGTCGTCGCCGAGGTCTGCGCCGGGACCGAGGGCGCACAGCCCGCGAACTTCAACGCCCCCACCCAGACCGTCATCAGCGGCACGAAAGATGGCGTGGACGCCGCGAACGCCGCCCTGAAAGCCCGCGGCCTGAAGGCCATCCCCCTGAAGGTCAGCGCACCCTTCCACTGCCCCCTCATGGCCCCCGCCGCGGCCGGGCTCGCCCCGGACCTCCAGACGACCGCGTTCGCGCCCCCCGCCTTCCCCGTCTATGCGAACGTCACCGCGCAGCCGAACACCGACCCCACCGCCCTGCCCGGCCTGCTGACCGAGCAGATCACCGGGGCCGTCCGCTGGGTCGAGACCATCCAGTCCCTCGCCGCCGCAGGTGCGGACGTGTTCATCGAGTTCGGCCCCGGCACCGTCCTGACCGGCCTCGTGAAGCGCATCCTGCCCGACGCCCGTACCATCAACGTCGGCACCGCCGCGCAGGTCCAGGACTTCACGCTGTGA
- a CDS encoding beta-ketoacyl-ACP synthase III has translation MSDPSPTRPTLGITALGMYVPERVVPNSDFEARMDTNADWIESRTGIRERRFSAPDEYTSDVGVGAVRDMLRRDPQALQDVDAVICATVSPDALMPSTAALIGMQVGLTGAAAFDLSTACSGFVYALSVAQGLILAGSARRVLVVGAEALSKVVDQNDRNTAILFGDGAGAAVVGPVPAGYGFQDFIMGADGNGGSSLYLRCAAPQLPGGFPMGESVGMNGREVFKFAVRVLGDSGTQVLAKSGLTTADVDWVIPHQANVRIIEAAMERFGLPMNKTIVNLDRYGNTSSATVPLVLREGVDAGQITDGQQLLLIAFGGGLSWVAGTMKWWGGAPSLQAESNAQQAEVTA, from the coding sequence ATGAGCGACCCCTCCCCCACCCGGCCCACGCTGGGCATCACGGCGCTGGGCATGTACGTCCCCGAACGCGTCGTGCCGAACAGCGACTTCGAGGCCCGCATGGACACCAACGCCGACTGGATCGAGTCCCGCACCGGCATCCGCGAACGCCGCTTCAGCGCGCCGGACGAGTACACCAGCGACGTGGGCGTCGGCGCCGTGCGCGACATGCTGCGCCGCGACCCGCAGGCGCTGCAGGACGTGGACGCCGTCATCTGCGCCACCGTCAGCCCCGACGCGCTGATGCCGTCCACCGCCGCGCTGATCGGCATGCAGGTCGGCCTGACCGGCGCGGCCGCCTTCGACCTGAGCACCGCGTGCAGCGGCTTCGTGTACGCCCTGAGCGTCGCGCAGGGCCTGATCCTCGCGGGCAGCGCCCGGCGCGTGCTCGTGGTGGGCGCCGAGGCGCTGAGCAAGGTCGTGGACCAGAACGACCGCAACACCGCCATCCTCTTCGGGGACGGCGCGGGCGCCGCCGTGGTCGGCCCGGTGCCCGCCGGGTACGGCTTCCAGGACTTCATCATGGGCGCCGACGGGAACGGTGGGTCCAGCCTGTACCTGCGCTGCGCCGCCCCCCAGCTGCCGGGCGGGTTCCCCATGGGCGAGTCGGTCGGCATGAACGGCCGCGAGGTCTTCAAGTTCGCCGTGCGCGTCCTGGGCGACAGCGGCACGCAGGTCCTCGCCAAGAGCGGCCTGACCACCGCCGACGTGGACTGGGTCATCCCGCACCAGGCGAACGTGCGGATCATCGAGGCCGCCATGGAGCGCTTCGGGCTGCCCATGAACAAGACCATCGTGAACCTCGACCGTTACGGGAACACCAGTTCCGCGACCGTGCCGCTCGTGCTGCGTGAAGGCGTGGACGCCGGGCAGATCACGGACGGGCAGCAGCTCCTGCTGATCGCGTTCGGCGGCGGCCTGAGCTGGGTGGCGGGCACCATGAAGTGGTGGGGCGGCGCGCCCAGCCTGCAAGCCGAGAGCAATGCCCAGCAGGCGGAGGTGACCGCATGA
- the tig gene encoding trigger factor, whose protein sequence is MAELISREGNKVEFKVSVPAAEVNRAYDQVWAGLARDVRVPGFRPGKAPRKVIEGRVGKGYVEQEVRDRLLETHYTQAARELKLSLVDASIEPQTLASGQTFEFTVKGETYPEVKLADWSGLSLSAAAPEITDEVLERTLNDLRERNATFESVERPIEAGDQVTIEEEGEDGGTYPVYLDVAEAHVRDALVGKAKGDTVEITVPAHSHGDHEHAEHTVTVKVVDVKTKQLQDLDDAFASSLNFESLERLRGDLKGELERRAQQEGEAARREEFITALIDGMEADIPQALLDRRREGMLEEIKDDLGRQGVKWGEYEAFMQEQGKLDDFMADLGKNAESRVKRDLVLEKLAEDLKVQVSDAEFNQTMNALAQANGLTPAELSKQLGPNGINSYYISLVREKGLQQAIAQLSGAKSEGSEAAESTETEEQSAE, encoded by the coding sequence ATGGCAGAGCTGATCAGCAGAGAAGGCAACAAGGTGGAATTCAAGGTGTCGGTGCCCGCCGCCGAAGTGAACCGCGCCTACGACCAGGTGTGGGCCGGTCTGGCGCGCGACGTGCGCGTGCCCGGCTTCCGCCCCGGCAAGGCTCCCCGCAAGGTCATCGAAGGTCGCGTGGGCAAGGGCTACGTCGAGCAGGAAGTCCGTGACCGCCTGCTGGAAACCCACTACACCCAGGCCGCCCGCGAACTGAAACTCAGCCTCGTGGACGCCAGCATCGAGCCGCAGACCCTGGCCAGCGGCCAGACGTTCGAGTTCACCGTGAAGGGCGAGACGTACCCCGAAGTGAAACTCGCGGACTGGAGCGGCCTGAGCCTCAGCGCCGCCGCGCCCGAGATCACCGACGAGGTGCTCGAGCGCACCCTGAACGACCTGCGCGAACGCAACGCCACCTTCGAGAGCGTCGAGCGTCCCATCGAGGCCGGCGACCAGGTGACCATCGAGGAAGAAGGCGAAGATGGCGGCACGTACCCCGTGTACCTGGATGTCGCCGAGGCGCACGTCCGTGACGCGCTGGTCGGCAAGGCAAAGGGCGACACCGTGGAGATCACCGTGCCCGCGCACAGCCACGGCGACCACGAGCACGCCGAGCACACCGTGACCGTCAAGGTCGTGGACGTGAAGACCAAGCAGCTGCAGGACCTCGACGACGCGTTCGCGAGCAGCCTGAACTTCGAGTCCCTGGAGCGCCTCAGGGGCGACCTGAAAGGTGAACTGGAGCGCCGCGCGCAGCAGGAAGGCGAAGCCGCCCGCCGCGAGGAGTTCATCACCGCGCTGATCGACGGCATGGAAGCCGACATTCCCCAGGCACTGCTGGACCGCCGCCGCGAGGGCATGCTGGAAGAGATCAAGGACGACCTGGGCCGCCAGGGCGTCAAGTGGGGCGAGTACGAGGCGTTCATGCAGGAGCAGGGCAAGCTGGACGACTTCATGGCTGACCTGGGCAAGAACGCCGAGAGCCGCGTGAAGCGTGACCTGGTGCTGGAGAAACTGGCCGAGGACCTGAAGGTGCAGGTCAGCGACGCCGAGTTCAACCAGACCATGAACGCCCTGGCGCAGGCCAACGGCCTGACCCCTGCCGAACTGAGCAAGCAGCTCGGGCCGAACGGCATCAACTCGTACTACATCAGCCTCGTGCGCGAGAAGGGCCTGCAGCAGGCCATCGCCCAGCTGTCCGGCGCGAAGAGCGAAGGCAGCGAGGCCGCCGAGAGCACCGAAACCGAAGAGCAGAGCGCGGAGTAA